In Mycobacterium sp. 050128, one genomic interval encodes:
- a CDS encoding DUF4190 domain-containing protein — MTEEPPSYPPPPGESGYPPPGQGYSPPPPGPSYPPGPGGNYPPPAPGYAPPPGPGYPAAVGTNGMAIASLVCSLLGWLCGIGPILGIIFGIIALGKIKQTGEGGRGLAIAGIAIGAVLIVVGIVVGILSAITGSVERDRYHDRYSGAPATVLIVDNVDLPAISGMAA, encoded by the coding sequence GTGACGGAAGAACCGCCTAGCTATCCGCCCCCACCCGGCGAATCCGGATATCCGCCACCGGGACAGGGTTATTCGCCACCTCCACCGGGACCGAGCTACCCGCCTGGACCGGGCGGAAATTACCCGCCACCGGCGCCGGGTTATGCGCCCCCGCCGGGTCCCGGTTATCCGGCAGCCGTCGGCACCAATGGCATGGCCATCGCGTCGTTGGTCTGCTCGTTGTTGGGCTGGCTCTGCGGCATCGGACCCATCCTGGGCATCATCTTCGGCATCATCGCGCTGGGCAAGATCAAGCAGACCGGTGAAGGTGGCCGCGGGTTGGCCATTGCCGGAATTGCGATCGGTGCGGTCCTGATCGTGGTCGGCATTGTCGTCGGGATCCTCAGCGCGATCACCGGGAGTGTGGAGCGGGATCGCTATCACGACAGGTATTCGGGAGCTCCCGCCACGGTTCTCATCGTCGACAACGTCGATCTACCGGCCATCTCGGGCATGGCTGCCTAA